In Aptenodytes patagonicus chromosome 6, bAptPat1.pri.cur, whole genome shotgun sequence, one genomic interval encodes:
- the PLEKHB2 gene encoding pleckstrin homology domain-containing family B member 2 — protein MAFVKSGWLLRQSTILRRWKKNWFDLWSDGRLIFYDDQNRHDIEDKIHMRIHCINLRVGNECRDFQPPEGKQRDCLLQIVCRDGKTVNLCAESADDCLAWKIALQDARTNTGYMGSDVMHDETAISSAPPPYTAYATPSPEVYSYGYDQYHGVYPPTGPQVFYASSGQAYAVPSQYAYQGPYGQPPANHVIIRERYRDSDGDLALGMLAGAATGMALGSLFWVF, from the exons ATGGCATTTGTGAAGAGCGGATGGCTGCTCCGGCAAA GTACTATTTTACGGCGTTGGAAGAAGAACTGGTTTGACCTGTGGTCTGATGGCCGCTTAATATTCTATGATGATCAAAATCGCCATGATATAGAAGATAAAATCCACATGCGAATCCATTGCATCAATCTCAGAGTGGGGAATGAATGTCGAG ATTTCCAGCCTCCAGAGGGGAAGCAAAGAGACTGTTTACTGCAGATTGTTTGCCGTGATGGGAAGACAGTCAACCTCTGTGCAGAGAGTGCAGATGACTGTCT GGCATGGAAAATTGCTCTCCAGGACGCCAGAACAAACACA GGCTACATGGGATCTGACGTGATGCATGACGAGACAGCCATTTCCTCAGCCCCTCCTCCCTACACAGCTTATGCCACACCATCACCTGAG GTTTATAGCTATGGCTATGATCAGTACCATGGTGTATATCCCCCTACTGGTCCTCAGGTCTTCTATGCCTCCAGCGGACAAGCTTATGCTGTTCCCTCTCAGTATGCATACCAAG GACCTTATGGCCAACCCCCTGCAAACCATGTCATCATTCGAGAGCGTTACCGTGACAGCGATGGAGACCTTGCACTGGGCATGCTTGCTGGAGCAGCGACTGGAATGGCTTTGGGATCATTATTCTGGGTCTTCTAG